The proteins below come from a single Serratia ficaria genomic window:
- a CDS encoding lipoate--protein ligase A: MTALRLLISDSYDPWFNLAVEECIFREMTSQKILFLWRNAETVVIGQSQNPWKECNTRRMEQDGVRLARRSSGGGAVFHDLGNTCFTFMAGKPGYDKSVSTGIILQALSQLGVTASASGRNDLVMATPEGPRKISGSAYRETQDRGFHHGTLLLNANLDRLADYLNPDPKKLQAKGITSVRSRVANLADLLPDISHQQVCDAIIQAFFSHYGASAEPEIISPDVFPDLPDFAAQFARQSSWEWNFGKAPAFSHLLNERFVWGGVDIFFDVEKGALVRAQIFTDSLDPAPLQALADMLVGCAYRSDALAACCDRLIAAFPQRAAELTELRQWLVETVK; encoded by the coding sequence ATGACCGCCTTACGCTTACTGATTTCCGACTCTTACGACCCCTGGTTCAACCTGGCGGTGGAGGAGTGCATCTTCCGCGAAATGACCAGCCAGAAAATCCTGTTCTTATGGCGCAATGCCGAAACGGTGGTGATCGGTCAGTCGCAAAACCCATGGAAAGAATGCAATACCCGGCGCATGGAGCAGGATGGCGTTCGCCTGGCGCGCCGCAGCAGCGGCGGCGGGGCGGTATTTCACGACCTGGGCAATACCTGCTTTACCTTCATGGCCGGCAAACCGGGCTACGACAAGTCTGTGTCGACCGGGATTATCTTGCAGGCCCTGTCGCAGCTGGGGGTTACGGCCAGCGCCTCGGGGCGTAACGATCTGGTGATGGCAACCCCGGAGGGGCCGCGCAAGATCTCGGGTTCGGCCTACCGCGAAACCCAGGATCGCGGCTTTCATCATGGCACGTTGTTGCTGAACGCCAATCTTGACCGTTTGGCGGATTATCTCAATCCGGATCCGAAAAAGCTGCAGGCCAAGGGCATCACCTCGGTGCGATCGCGGGTGGCCAACCTGGCGGACTTGCTGCCCGACATCAGCCATCAGCAGGTGTGCGACGCCATCATACAGGCCTTCTTCAGCCATTATGGCGCCAGCGCCGAACCCGAGATCATTTCGCCGGACGTGTTTCCCGACCTGCCGGATTTTGCCGCACAGTTTGCCCGGCAGAGCAGCTGGGAATGGAACTTCGGCAAAGCGCCGGCCTTCAGCCACTTGTTGAATGAGCGTTTCGTGTGGGGCGGCGTAGACATTTTCTTTGACGTCGAGAAAGGCGCGCTGGTTCGAGCGCAGATCTTTACCGACAGTCTGGATCCGGCGCCGCTGCAAGCGTTGGCTGACATGCTGGTGGGGTGCGCCTATCGCAGTGACGCTCTGGCCGCCTGTTGCGATCGTCTGATTGCCGCGTTCCCGCAGCGGGCGGCTGAGCTGACCGAACTGCGGCAATGGTTGGTCGAGACCGTCAAATAA
- a CDS encoding EAL domain-containing protein — protein MKIQFDADFISSYVFQPVYSMEGRLLAVEMLSRFNSLDGDLAMPADIGINLLSPEQRIELFNEQLILAQQNAAWFNQHQVLLTINIEETVVELILSDSRLRQRIWQCPFIAFEISEGFPNLSAGKKNESVSRLSEMFTLWLDDFGSGKATLTALYDGLFDYVKIDKRFYWQLFTHQGYDVVIDSLLKNINLLCKGVIVGGIEKKEYFNKLRHAGVFGLQGFLWPSVGVDNLSALRATPGEFNRHDG, from the coding sequence ATGAAAATTCAATTCGACGCTGACTTTATTAGTAGCTATGTTTTTCAACCTGTTTACTCAATGGAGGGTAGGCTGCTGGCGGTGGAAATGTTAAGCCGTTTCAATAGCCTGGACGGCGACCTGGCCATGCCTGCCGACATTGGGATTAATTTATTGAGCCCCGAGCAAAGGATTGAGTTATTTAATGAGCAATTGATACTGGCGCAGCAGAACGCCGCCTGGTTTAACCAGCATCAGGTGTTGCTGACCATCAATATTGAAGAAACCGTGGTTGAATTGATTCTTTCCGACTCCCGGTTGCGCCAGCGCATCTGGCAATGCCCCTTTATTGCGTTTGAAATCAGTGAGGGTTTTCCGAATCTTTCCGCCGGGAAAAAAAATGAGAGCGTCAGCCGATTAAGCGAAATGTTTACGCTGTGGTTGGACGATTTCGGTTCGGGCAAGGCGACGCTGACCGCACTGTACGACGGTCTGTTTGACTATGTAAAGATCGACAAGCGTTTTTACTGGCAGCTGTTTACCCACCAAGGATATGACGTGGTGATCGACTCGCTGTTAAAAAATATCAACCTGCTGTGCAAGGGCGTGATCGTCGGGGGAATAGAGAAAAAAGAGTATTTTAATAAGCTCAGACACGCCGGCGTTTTTGGTCTGCAAGGCTTTTTATGGCCCAGCGTGGGCGTGGACAACCTGTCGGCTCTGCGGGCGACGCCCGGCGAGTTCAATCGCCATGACGGATAA
- a CDS encoding protein adenylyltransferase SelO has translation MPQFENAYHQQLAGFYTALNPTPLKGARLLYHSEPLARELGLDESWFTQDKTAIWAGETLLPGMQPLAQVYSGHQFGVWAGQLGDGRGILLGEQVLADGSHRDWHLKGAGLTPYSRMGDGRAVLRSVIREFLASEALHHLGIPTTRALTVVTSEQPVFRERPERGAMLMRVAESHVRFGHFEHFYYRQQPEQVRQLADFVIARHWPQLQDQGERYLLWFTEVVERTARLMAQWQTVGFAHGVMNTDNMSILGITLDYGPYGFLDDYQPGYICNHSDHQGRYAFDNQPAVALWNLHRLAQTLSGLMTAEQLQQALSAYEPALMRAYGEQMRAKLGFFTQSTQDNDLLTGLLSLMAQEGRDYTRTFRLLSETEQQQAQSPLRDDFIDRAAFDDWYRQYRQRLQQEQVSDADRQRSMKAVNPRLILRNYLAQQAIEDAEKDEVGRLARLHRALLTPFADAPEYDDLAALPPDWGKHLEISCSS, from the coding sequence ATGCCGCAGTTCGAAAACGCTTACCATCAACAGTTAGCCGGTTTTTATACCGCATTAAACCCAACGCCGCTGAAGGGCGCGCGCCTGCTGTATCACAGCGAACCGCTGGCGCGGGAGCTGGGTTTGGATGAAAGCTGGTTTACCCAGGATAAAACCGCCATTTGGGCCGGGGAAACGCTGCTGCCGGGCATGCAGCCGTTGGCGCAGGTCTACAGCGGCCACCAGTTCGGCGTTTGGGCGGGGCAATTGGGCGACGGCCGCGGCATTTTGCTCGGCGAGCAGGTGTTGGCGGACGGCAGCCACAGAGATTGGCACCTGAAAGGCGCCGGGCTGACGCCGTATTCCCGCATGGGCGATGGCCGCGCGGTGTTGCGTTCGGTGATCCGCGAATTCCTGGCCTCTGAGGCGCTGCACCATCTGGGCATTCCCACCACCCGCGCGCTGACCGTGGTGACCAGCGAACAACCGGTGTTCCGCGAGCGGCCTGAACGCGGCGCGATGCTCATGCGCGTGGCGGAAAGCCACGTGCGCTTCGGCCACTTCGAGCATTTCTATTATCGCCAACAGCCCGAACAGGTGCGGCAGCTGGCGGATTTCGTTATCGCGCGCCACTGGCCGCAGCTGCAGGATCAGGGCGAACGCTACCTGTTGTGGTTCACCGAGGTGGTGGAACGCACGGCGCGCCTGATGGCGCAGTGGCAGACGGTGGGCTTTGCGCATGGCGTAATGAATACCGATAACATGTCGATCCTGGGCATCACCCTCGATTACGGTCCCTACGGTTTCCTCGATGACTACCAGCCGGGTTACATCTGCAACCATTCCGACCATCAGGGGCGTTATGCCTTTGACAATCAGCCGGCGGTGGCGTTGTGGAACCTCCATCGTTTGGCGCAAACGCTGTCCGGGCTAATGACCGCCGAACAGCTGCAGCAGGCGCTGTCGGCCTACGAACCGGCGCTGATGCGCGCCTATGGCGAACAAATGCGCGCCAAGCTCGGTTTCTTCACTCAATCGACGCAGGATAACGACCTGCTTACCGGATTGCTGAGCCTGATGGCGCAGGAAGGGCGGGATTATACCCGCACCTTCCGCCTGCTGAGCGAAACCGAACAGCAGCAGGCGCAGTCGCCGCTGCGGGATGATTTTATCGATCGCGCGGCCTTCGACGACTGGTATCGGCAGTATCGTCAGCGTTTGCAACAGGAGCAGGTGAGCGATGCGGATCGGCAACGATCGATGAAGGCGGTGAACCCGCGCCTGATCCTGCGCAACTATCTGGCGCAGCAGGCGATTGAAGACGCTGAAAAGGATGAGGTCGGCCGGCTGGCGCGTTTGCATCGGGCGCTGTTGACGCCGTTCGCCGACGCGCCTGAATATGACGATCTCGCCGCGCTGCCGCCGGACTGGGGCAAGCATCTGGAGATTTCCTGCTCCAGCTGA
- a CDS encoding heme ABC transporter ATP-binding protein, with protein sequence MDNTASLTAEQLRYSLGSRRLISDVSLRIASGEMVAIIGPNGAGKSTLLRLLTGYLLPGCGECRLLDRPLEQWQPQQLAKVRAVMRQHSDLAFPFTVEEVVGMGRSPHGKRDRQRAIKQVMAQTDCLALAQRDYRQLSGGEQQRVQLARVLAQLWQPQPSPSWLFLDEPTSALDLYHQQHTLRLLRSLTRQQPLGVCCVLHDLNLAALYADRILLLHQGRLVASGTPQEVLQADILTRWYQADLGVVHHPEVPLPQVYLRQ encoded by the coding sequence GTGGATAATACCGCAAGCCTGACTGCTGAACAGCTGCGTTACAGCCTGGGTTCACGCCGTTTGATCAGCGACGTTTCGCTCCGCATCGCCAGCGGTGAAATGGTGGCGATTATCGGCCCGAACGGCGCGGGAAAGTCGACGCTGCTGCGCCTGCTGACCGGCTACCTGCTCCCGGGCTGCGGCGAGTGCCGGCTGCTCGATCGGCCGTTGGAACAATGGCAGCCGCAACAGCTGGCCAAGGTCCGGGCGGTGATGCGTCAGCACAGCGATTTGGCCTTCCCTTTCACCGTGGAAGAGGTGGTCGGCATGGGCCGTTCGCCGCACGGCAAACGGGACCGGCAACGGGCGATAAAACAGGTGATGGCGCAGACGGATTGCCTGGCGCTGGCGCAGCGCGACTATCGCCAACTGTCCGGCGGCGAGCAGCAGCGGGTTCAGTTGGCTCGCGTGTTGGCGCAGCTGTGGCAGCCGCAGCCGTCCCCTTCCTGGCTGTTCCTCGACGAGCCCACTTCGGCGCTGGACCTGTACCACCAGCAGCACACCCTGCGCCTGCTGCGCTCGCTGACGCGCCAACAACCGCTGGGCGTCTGCTGCGTGCTGCACGATCTCAACCTGGCCGCACTGTACGCCGATCGGATTCTGCTGTTGCATCAGGGCCGCCTGGTGGCGAGCGGTACGCCGCAGGAGGTGCTGCAGGCGGATATCCTCACCCGCTGGTATCAGGCCGATCTCGGCGTGGTACATCATCCCGAAGTGCCGCTGCCGCAGGTCTATCTGCGGCAATAA
- a CDS encoding FecCD family ABC transporter permease encodes MRCRTSPQWAIAGLLVLLALLALAAANMGALTLSFRTLWREPFSDTSWHIWLNIRLPRVLLAVVIGCALAVSGAVMQGLFRNPLADPSLLGISSGGALFVALIIVMPLALPPMVALYGHMLAAFFGSLLVSLLIYAISRSGHGSLSRLLLAGIAINALCMAAIGVLSYLSSDQQLRQFSLWMMGSLSQSQWPTLMVAASLILPAALMTLLQARRLNLLQLGDEEAHYLGVNVQRAKLQLLLLSALLIGAAVAMSGVIGFVGLVVPHLVRMRLGGDHRWLLPCSALGGACLLLVSDTLARTLVAPAEMPVGLMTSLIGGPYFLWLVMRQRERPGG; translated from the coding sequence ATGCGCTGCCGCACTTCCCCGCAGTGGGCCATTGCCGGCCTGCTGGTGCTGCTGGCCCTGCTGGCGCTGGCCGCCGCCAATATGGGCGCATTGACGCTGTCGTTTCGCACCCTGTGGCGCGAACCCTTTAGCGACACCTCCTGGCATATCTGGCTGAACATCCGCCTGCCGCGCGTCCTGCTGGCGGTGGTGATCGGCTGCGCGCTGGCGGTGTCCGGCGCGGTGATGCAGGGGCTGTTTCGCAATCCGCTGGCCGATCCCAGCCTGTTGGGCATCAGCAGCGGCGGCGCGCTGTTTGTCGCGCTGATTATCGTCATGCCGCTGGCGCTGCCGCCGATGGTCGCCCTGTATGGCCATATGCTGGCGGCCTTCTTCGGCAGCCTGCTGGTGTCATTGCTCATCTACGCCATCAGCCGCAGCGGGCACGGCAGCCTGTCGCGCCTGCTGCTGGCCGGCATCGCCATCAACGCGCTGTGCATGGCGGCGATCGGCGTGCTGTCCTATCTCAGCAGCGATCAACAGCTGCGCCAGTTTTCGCTGTGGATGATGGGCAGCCTCAGCCAGTCGCAATGGCCGACGCTGATGGTCGCCGCTTCGCTGATCCTGCCGGCCGCGCTGATGACGCTGCTGCAGGCGCGCCGCCTGAACCTGCTGCAGTTGGGCGACGAAGAGGCCCACTACCTGGGGGTCAACGTCCAGCGCGCCAAGCTGCAGCTGCTGTTGCTGAGCGCGCTGCTGATCGGCGCCGCAGTGGCGATGAGCGGCGTGATCGGTTTTGTCGGGCTGGTGGTGCCGCATCTGGTGCGCATGCGCCTGGGCGGCGATCACCGCTGGCTGCTGCCCTGCTCCGCGCTGGGCGGCGCCTGCCTGCTGCTGGTCAGCGATACGCTGGCGCGCACGCTGGTGGCGCCGGCCGAAATGCCGGTCGGTCTGATGACCAGCCTGATCGGCGGCCCTTACTTCTTGTGGCTGGTGATGCGCCAGCGGGAGCGTCCGGGTGGATAA
- a CDS encoding heme/hemin ABC transporter substrate-binding protein, giving the protein MKPSLTRCLALAIALALPLSAAAAQRIVSIGGDVTEIAFALGAGDEVIARDSTSLHPEAVKKLPDVGYMRQLNAEGILALKPTLVLTTELAQPALVLRQLEESGVKVVSVPGDTTLQAVPKKIAAIAEALQRAEQGKRLSARYQQQLAAVNTSPLPVKVLFVMSHGGITPMAAGQHTAADAVIVAAGLKNAMQGFDRYRPLSQEGVIASAPDLLLVTTDGVRTLGGLRQLWSLPGLALTPAGRNHRVLIVDDMALLGFGLETPAALAKLRQAAEQK; this is encoded by the coding sequence ATGAAACCTTCATTGACCCGTTGCCTGGCGCTGGCCATCGCGCTGGCGCTGCCATTAAGCGCCGCCGCCGCGCAGCGTATCGTCTCGATAGGCGGTGACGTCACCGAAATTGCCTTCGCACTTGGCGCGGGCGATGAAGTGATAGCCCGCGACAGCACCAGCCTGCATCCGGAAGCGGTGAAAAAGCTGCCGGACGTCGGCTATATGCGCCAGCTGAACGCCGAGGGCATTCTGGCGCTGAAGCCCACGCTGGTGCTGACCACCGAACTGGCGCAGCCGGCGCTGGTGCTCAGGCAGCTCGAAGAGAGCGGCGTCAAGGTGGTCAGCGTGCCGGGCGACACCACCCTGCAGGCGGTGCCGAAAAAAATCGCCGCGATCGCCGAAGCGCTGCAGCGCGCGGAACAGGGCAAGCGGCTCAGCGCCCGCTATCAGCAGCAGCTGGCGGCGGTCAACACCAGCCCGCTGCCGGTCAAGGTGCTGTTTGTCATGAGCCACGGCGGCATTACGCCGATGGCCGCCGGGCAGCATACCGCCGCAGACGCCGTGATCGTCGCCGCCGGATTGAAAAACGCCATGCAGGGTTTCGACCGTTATCGCCCGCTGTCGCAAGAGGGGGTGATCGCCAGCGCGCCGGATCTGCTGCTGGTCACCACCGACGGGGTACGCACGCTCGGCGGGCTGCGGCAGCTGTGGTCCCTGCCCGGGCTGGCGCTGACGCCGGCCGGCCGGAATCACCGCGTGCTGATCGTCGACGATATGGCGCTGCTGGGCTTTGGCCTGGAAACGCCGGCGGCGCTGGCTAAACTGCGCCAAGCGGCGGAGCAAAAGTAA
- a CDS encoding hemin-degrading factor, which translates to MSNTLYERYQQAKIDNPGKYARDLAEILGVSEAALTHARVGHDSRRLQADARTLLTELEQVGVTKSITRNSYAVHEQMGRYRNQHLNGHAGLILNPRELDLRLFLNQWASVFAMSETNKRGVRHSIQFFDHQGDALHKVYTTDETDLAAWMSLIERHQSAENPPLQLQPAAAAAADDAATDADRIDREWREMTDVHQFFQLLSRNKLTRQQAFRAVGDDLAYRVDNGALSQLLNAAQQLQNEIMIFVGNRGCVQIFTGQIERLMPQEGWINVFNRRFTLHLIEGAIAESWITRKPTKDGIVTSLELFAADGTQIAQLYGQRTEGQPEQTQWREQVAALEAKDIAA; encoded by the coding sequence ATGAGCAATACCCTGTATGAACGCTACCAGCAGGCCAAAATCGACAATCCGGGCAAATACGCCCGCGACCTGGCGGAGATCCTCGGCGTCAGCGAAGCGGCGCTGACCCACGCCCGCGTCGGCCATGACAGTCGCCGCCTGCAGGCCGACGCCCGCACCCTGTTGACCGAGCTCGAACAGGTCGGCGTCACCAAATCCATTACCCGCAACAGCTATGCGGTGCATGAACAGATGGGTCGCTACCGCAACCAGCACCTCAACGGCCATGCCGGGCTGATCCTCAACCCGCGCGAGCTGGATCTGCGCCTGTTCCTCAACCAGTGGGCCAGCGTTTTCGCCATGAGCGAAACCAACAAGCGCGGCGTGCGCCACAGCATTCAGTTCTTCGATCATCAGGGCGATGCGCTGCATAAGGTGTACACCACCGACGAAACCGATCTGGCGGCCTGGATGTCGCTGATCGAGCGCCACCAGAGCGCCGAAAATCCGCCGCTGCAGCTGCAGCCCGCCGCGGCGGCCGCCGCCGACGATGCCGCGACCGACGCGGACCGGATCGACCGCGAATGGCGCGAGATGACCGACGTGCATCAGTTCTTCCAACTGCTGAGCCGCAATAAGCTGACGCGCCAACAGGCGTTCCGCGCCGTCGGCGACGATCTGGCCTACCGGGTAGACAACGGCGCGCTGTCGCAGCTGTTAAACGCCGCGCAGCAGTTGCAGAACGAAATCATGATCTTCGTCGGCAACCGCGGCTGCGTGCAGATTTTCACCGGCCAGATCGAGCGTCTGATGCCGCAGGAAGGCTGGATTAACGTGTTTAATCGCCGCTTCACCCTGCACCTGATCGAAGGGGCGATCGCCGAAAGCTGGATCACCCGCAAACCGACCAAAGACGGCATCGTGACCAGCCTGGAGCTGTTCGCCGCCGACGGCACGCAGATAGCCCAGCTGTACGGTCAGCGCACCGAAGGACAGCCGGAGCAAACCCAATGGCGTGAGCAGGTTGCCGCGCTGGAAGCCAAGGACATCGCCGCATGA
- a CDS encoding TonB-dependent hemoglobin/transferrin/lactoferrin family receptor has protein sequence MPLTISTRLRFSALSLAIACALPTVALAQTTSTTSSTSAAAETDKKKPSADETLTVVATGNQRSSFEAPMMVTVIEGDTPESQTAATAADMLRRVPGISVTGTGRSNGQDLMMRGYDRRGVLTLVDGIRQGTDTGHINGTFLDPGLVKRIEVVRGPSALLYGSGALGGVVSYETVDAADLLLPGHDSGYRVYGTAGSGDHSLGMGASAYGRTDSLDGLLSFGTRDVGDLRQGNGFDAPNDETISNVLAKGTWKIDDNQSLTGNLRYYNNSAQEPKNPQESASSSGNLMTDRSTIQRDAALSYKLKPVGQEWLDAEAKIYYSDVEINAHAAGSEDENRKQTTRGAKLENRTRLFADTFASHLFTYGTEAYKQEQTPGGATESFPQAKINFASGWLQDEITLRDLPVTLLAGTRYDNYKGSSDGYADVDADKWSSRGAISVTPTDWLMLFGSYSQAFRAPTMGEMYNDSKHFSIPMGPTTITNYWVPNPNLKPETNETQEYGFGLRFDDVLLASDSLQFKASYFDTKAKDYITTDVTMELGRGPRGPYCISCTTFSTNIDRAKIWGWDATLSYKTPLFGWDLAYNRTRGKDEATGDWLSTINPDTVTSSLDVPLGETGLSTGWVATFAQRSTHVATGVAEQAGYGVNDFYLSYKGRDRLQGVTTTLVLGNAFDKEYYSPQGIPQDGRNAKLLVSYQW, from the coding sequence ATGCCTCTGACAATTTCCACCCGGCTGCGTTTTTCCGCATTGAGTCTGGCGATTGCCTGCGCTCTGCCTACGGTGGCTCTGGCACAAACCACCAGCACCACTTCTTCTACTTCTGCCGCCGCGGAAACCGACAAAAAAAAACCGTCCGCCGACGAAACCCTGACCGTGGTCGCCACCGGCAATCAGCGCAGCAGTTTTGAAGCGCCAATGATGGTGACGGTGATCGAGGGCGATACGCCCGAAAGCCAAACCGCCGCCACCGCCGCCGATATGCTGCGCCGCGTACCGGGCATTAGCGTTACCGGCACCGGCCGCAGCAACGGCCAGGACCTGATGATGCGCGGTTACGACCGCCGCGGCGTGCTGACGCTGGTAGACGGTATCCGTCAGGGCACCGATACCGGCCATATCAACGGCACCTTCCTGGATCCCGGTTTGGTGAAGCGTATCGAAGTGGTGCGCGGCCCTTCCGCCCTGCTGTACGGCAGCGGCGCGCTGGGCGGCGTTGTTTCCTATGAAACCGTCGACGCCGCCGACCTGCTGTTGCCGGGCCATGATAGCGGCTACCGGGTTTACGGCACCGCCGGCAGCGGCGATCACAGCCTGGGCATGGGCGCCAGCGCCTATGGCAGGACCGACAGCCTCGACGGGCTGCTGTCGTTCGGCACCCGCGACGTCGGCGACCTGCGGCAGGGCAACGGTTTCGATGCGCCAAACGACGAAACCATCAGCAATGTGTTGGCCAAGGGCACCTGGAAAATCGACGATAACCAATCGCTGACCGGCAACCTGCGCTATTACAACAACAGCGCCCAGGAACCGAAGAACCCGCAGGAATCCGCCAGTTCAAGCGGTAACCTGATGACCGACCGTTCAACAATTCAACGCGATGCCGCACTGAGCTATAAGTTGAAACCCGTGGGTCAGGAGTGGCTGGACGCCGAAGCCAAAATCTATTACTCCGACGTGGAAATCAACGCGCATGCCGCCGGCAGCGAAGACGAAAACCGCAAACAAACCACCCGCGGCGCCAAGTTGGAAAACCGCACCCGCCTGTTTGCCGATACCTTCGCCTCTCACCTGTTTACTTACGGCACCGAAGCGTACAAGCAGGAACAAACCCCGGGCGGCGCGACCGAAAGCTTCCCCCAGGCGAAAATCAATTTCGCTTCCGGCTGGCTGCAGGATGAGATTACGCTGCGCGACCTGCCGGTCACCCTGCTCGCCGGCACCCGTTATGATAATTACAAAGGCTCCAGCGACGGTTACGCCGATGTCGATGCCGATAAATGGTCGTCTCGCGGCGCCATCAGCGTTACCCCGACCGATTGGCTGATGCTGTTCGGCTCCTATTCCCAGGCATTCCGGGCGCCCACCATGGGTGAGATGTACAACGACTCCAAGCATTTCTCGATTCCTATGGGGCCAACCACCATAACCAACTATTGGGTACCCAATCCGAATCTGAAACCGGAAACCAATGAAACGCAGGAATACGGTTTTGGGTTGCGTTTTGACGATGTGCTGTTAGCCAGCGACAGCCTGCAGTTCAAAGCCAGCTATTTCGACACCAAGGCCAAAGACTACATCACCACCGACGTCACCATGGAGCTGGGGCGTGGCCCGCGCGGCCCGTATTGCATCAGCTGCACCACCTTCTCAACCAACATCGACCGCGCAAAAATCTGGGGCTGGGATGCTACGCTCAGCTACAAGACGCCGCTGTTTGGCTGGGATCTGGCCTATAACCGCACCCGGGGGAAAGATGAGGCGACCGGCGACTGGCTGAGCACCATTAACCCGGACACCGTCACCAGCTCGCTGGACGTGCCGCTGGGCGAAACCGGCCTGTCCACCGGCTGGGTGGCCACCTTCGCCCAACGTTCCACCCATGTTGCCACCGGCGTCGCCGAACAGGCGGGCTATGGCGTCAATGATTTCTATCTGAGCTACAAAGGGCGCGATCGCCTGCAGGGCGTCACCACCACCCTGGTGCTGGGCAACGCCTTCGATAAGGAATACTACTCGCCGCAGGGCATACCGCAGGATGGCCGCAACGCCAAGCTGCTGGTCAGCTACCAGTGGTAA
- the hemP gene encoding hemin uptake protein HemP, giving the protein MDNPNNNLPAAGVPAGRSAEPHPCYDSAQLLGADGVAVITHQGQRYQLRQTKAGKLILTK; this is encoded by the coding sequence ATGGATAATCCCAACAACAACCTGCCCGCCGCCGGCGTTCCCGCCGGACGCAGCGCAGAACCGCACCCTTGTTATGACAGCGCCCAGCTGCTCGGCGCCGACGGCGTGGCGGTTATTACCCATCAGGGCCAGCGCTATCAGCTGCGGCAGACCAAAGCCGGAAAATTGATCCTGACCAAATAA
- a CDS encoding glutathione peroxidase produces the protein MIHSLLSIPCVTLQGEHKTLGDFPARAYLVVNTASKCGFTPQYRGLENLWQYYRERGLMVLGFPCNQFGAQEPGDPLEIADFCTLNYGVSFPLFGKIEVNGPGAHPLFNELKRLAPGVLGSRRIKWNFTKFLLTADGQRATRFAPITKPERLFDRIETLLK, from the coding sequence ATGATTCATTCACTGTTATCCATCCCCTGCGTCACGCTGCAGGGCGAACATAAAACGCTGGGCGACTTCCCCGCCCGCGCCTATCTGGTGGTCAATACCGCCAGCAAGTGCGGTTTCACGCCGCAGTACCGCGGGCTGGAGAACCTGTGGCAATACTACCGCGAGCGCGGCCTGATGGTGTTGGGCTTCCCCTGCAATCAGTTCGGCGCCCAGGAGCCGGGCGACCCGCTGGAGATAGCCGACTTCTGCACCCTGAATTACGGCGTCAGTTTCCCGCTGTTCGGTAAAATCGAGGTCAATGGCCCCGGCGCCCACCCGCTGTTCAATGAGTTGAAACGCCTGGCGCCCGGGGTGCTCGGCAGTCGGCGCATCAAGTGGAATTTCACCAAGTTCCTGCTCACCGCCGACGGCCAGCGGGCCACGCGCTTCGCCCCGATCACCAAGCCCGAACGCCTGTTCGACCGCATCGAAACCCTGCTGAAATAA